The proteins below are encoded in one region of Streptomyces marianii:
- a CDS encoding F0F1 ATP synthase subunit delta, translated as MNGASREALAAARERLDALTDSTSVDAAKLAEELVAVTALLDREVSLRRVLTDPAQPGEGKAELAARLLSGQVGGESVDLVSGMVRSRWSRSRDLVDVIEELAATAELTAAQKAGALDDVEDELFRFGRIVSSNPELRAALTDRTATAAAKSQLVRSLLGGKANVGTERLVARLVTAPRGRSLEAGLESLSKLAAERRNRTVAVVTSAVPLSDRQKQRLGAVLANVYGREMHLNLDVDPEVLGGISVRVGDELIDGTVLDRIAEAQRRLAG; from the coding sequence ATGAACGGAGCGAGCCGCGAGGCACTGGCCGCCGCACGCGAGCGTCTCGACGCGCTGACCGACAGCACGTCGGTCGACGCGGCGAAGCTCGCCGAGGAGCTGGTCGCCGTTACCGCGCTGCTCGACCGCGAGGTGTCGCTGCGTCGGGTCCTGACCGACCCGGCGCAGCCCGGTGAGGGCAAGGCCGAGCTGGCCGCGCGACTGCTGAGCGGTCAGGTGGGCGGCGAGTCCGTCGACCTGGTCTCCGGCATGGTCCGTTCCCGCTGGTCGCGGTCCCGCGACCTGGTGGACGTGATCGAGGAGCTGGCGGCCACCGCCGAGCTCACGGCCGCGCAGAAGGCCGGCGCCCTGGACGACGTGGAGGACGAACTGTTCCGGTTCGGCCGGATCGTCTCCTCCAACCCGGAGCTGCGCGCCGCGCTGACCGACCGGACCGCCACGGCGGCCGCCAAGTCGCAGCTGGTCCGCAGCCTCCTCGGCGGCAAGGCCAACGTCGGCACCGAGCGGCTCGTGGCCCGTCTCGTCACGGCTCCGCGTGGACGTAGCCTGGAAGCGGGACTCGAGTCCCTGTCCAAGCTCGCCGCCGAGCGCCGGAACCGGACGGTCGCCGTGGTCACCTCCGCGGTACCGCTGTCCGACCGGCAGAAGCAGCGCCTCGGAGCCGTGCTGGCGAACGTGTACGGCCGCGAGATGCACCTGAACCTGGACGTGGACCCCGAGGTCCTCGGCGGGATCTCGGTGCGGGTCGGCGACGAGCTGATCGACGGGACGGTCCTGGACCGCATCGCCGAGGCGCAGCGCCGCCTCGCGGGCTGA
- a CDS encoding F0F1 ATP synthase subunit B: MIANLQLAAEGAQNPLLPPGPELLVGTIAFAIVFFFLAKKLLPNINRVLEERREAIEGGMEKAEAAQVEAQSVLEQYRAQLAEARHEAARLRQEATEQGAAIIAEMRAEGQRQREEIVAAGHAQIEADRKAAASALRQDVGKLATDLAGKLVGESLEDHARQSRVIDRFLDELEEKAEAAR; the protein is encoded by the coding sequence GTGATCGCCAACCTTCAGCTGGCGGCGGAGGGAGCGCAGAACCCGCTCCTTCCCCCGGGCCCCGAGCTGCTCGTCGGCACGATCGCCTTCGCCATCGTCTTCTTCTTCCTCGCCAAGAAGCTCCTCCCGAACATCAACAGGGTTCTGGAAGAGCGCCGCGAGGCCATCGAAGGCGGCATGGAGAAGGCCGAGGCGGCCCAGGTCGAGGCGCAGAGCGTGCTCGAGCAGTACCGCGCTCAGCTCGCCGAGGCCCGTCACGAGGCCGCGCGTCTGCGCCAGGAGGCCACAGAGCAGGGCGCCGCGATCATCGCCGAGATGCGCGCGGAAGGCCAGCGGCAGCGTGAGGAGATCGTCGCCGCCGGTCACGCCCAGATCGAGGCCGACCGCAAGGCCGCGGCGTCCGCGCTGCGCCAGGACGTGGGCAAGCTCGCCACCGACCTGGCCGGCAAGCTGGTCGGTGAGTCCCTCGAGGACCACGCCCGCCAGAGCCGCGTCATCGACCGCTTCCTCGACGAGCTCGAGGAGAAGGCCGAGGCTGCCCGATGA
- the atpE gene encoding ATP synthase F0 subunit C — MAATETLAAVSGSLGSIGYGLAAIGPGIGVGIVFGNGTQALARQPEAAGLIRANQILGFAFCEALALIGIVMPFVYGQ; from the coding sequence ATGGCTGCCACTGAGACCCTCGCCGCTGTCTCCGGTTCGCTCGGCTCCATCGGCTACGGCCTCGCCGCCATCGGCCCCGGCATCGGCGTCGGCATCGTCTTCGGTAACGGCACCCAGGCCCTGGCCCGTCAGCCCGAGGCCGCCGGCCTGATCCGTGCCAACCAGATCCTCGGCTTCGCCTTCTGTGAGGCGCTCGCCCTCATCGGCATCGTCATGCCGTTCGTTTACGGTCAGTGA
- the atpB gene encoding F0F1 ATP synthase subunit A, producing the protein MADNGCGFPAPGLHSFLFKPIATVGGFEFNKVMLLALITTLVVVGFFYAAFGRAKVVPGKLQMIGEAGYDFVRRGIVYETIGKREGEKYVPLMVSIFFFAWIMNIWSVVPLAQFPVASIIAYPMVLALIVYVIWVSLTFKRHGFVGGWKNITGYDPSLGPIKWLVSFIEFFSNLLVRPFTHAVRLFANMFAGHLMLVMFTVASWYLLNSWLIPAAGVSFVMTMGMIVFELFVQAVQAYVFVLLACSYIQGALAEHH; encoded by the coding sequence ATGGCCGACAACGGCTGTGGCTTTCCGGCACCGGGCCTGCACTCCTTCCTCTTCAAGCCGATTGCCACCGTCGGCGGCTTCGAGTTCAACAAGGTGATGCTGCTCGCGCTGATCACCACGCTCGTCGTCGTCGGCTTCTTCTACGCGGCGTTCGGCAGGGCGAAGGTCGTCCCGGGCAAGCTGCAGATGATCGGCGAGGCCGGCTACGACTTCGTGCGCCGCGGGATCGTCTACGAGACCATCGGGAAGCGCGAGGGCGAGAAGTACGTCCCGCTGATGGTCTCGATCTTCTTCTTCGCGTGGATCATGAACATCTGGTCCGTGGTCCCGCTGGCCCAGTTCCCGGTGGCGTCGATCATCGCCTACCCGATGGTCCTGGCGCTCATCGTCTACGTGATCTGGGTGTCGCTGACCTTCAAGCGCCACGGTTTCGTCGGCGGCTGGAAGAACATCACCGGTTACGACCCGTCTCTCGGCCCGATCAAGTGGCTCGTGTCGTTCATCGAGTTCTTCTCGAACCTTCTCGTCCGCCCGTTCACCCACGCGGTCCGGCTCTTCGCCAACATGTTCGCCGGTCACCTGATGCTGGTGATGTTCACCGTCGCCTCCTGGTACCTCCTGAACAGCTGGCTGATCCCGGCCGCAGGCGTCTCCTTCGTGATGACGATGGGCATGATCGTCTTCGAGCTCTTCGTCCAGGCCGTCCAGGCATACGTCTTCGTCCTGCTGGCCTGCTCCTACATTCAGGGCGCTCTCGCCGAGCACCACTGA
- a CDS encoding MraY family glycosyltransferase: MRDYLLTLCVTAAVTYLLTGPVRKFAIATGAMPEIRARDVHREPTPRLGGIAMFFGLCAGLLVADHLSNLNSVFELSNEPRALLSGAALIWLIGVLDDKFEIDALIKLGGQMIAAGVMVMQGLTILWLPIPGVGTVSLTQWQGTLLTVALVVITINAVNFVDGLDGLAAGMVCIAAAAFFLYAYRIWFGYGIEAAAPATLFASVLMGMCLGFLPHNMHPARIFMGDSGSMLIGLVLAASAISVTGQVDPDALKLFEGSTRQATHAALPVFIPLLLPLTIIAIPVADLLLAIVRRTWKGKSPFAADRGHLHHRLLEIGHSHSRAVLIMYFWSALIAFGVVLYSVHSASMWIVFAIVVLSFVGLVLLLLPRFTPRAPRWAESFVPPRYRRRPRPVVPAPPTAPGVPSATAPDPADAAAVGPEEQRIPVPAGINGATAIGARSRFTAARK, translated from the coding sequence GTGCGTGATTACCTGCTGACGCTCTGTGTCACGGCTGCGGTGACCTACCTTCTGACCGGACCGGTGCGGAAGTTCGCCATCGCGACCGGGGCGATGCCGGAGATCCGGGCCCGCGACGTCCACCGCGAACCGACGCCGCGGCTCGGCGGCATCGCCATGTTCTTCGGCCTGTGCGCCGGCCTTCTCGTCGCCGACCATCTGAGCAATCTCAACAGCGTGTTCGAGCTGTCCAACGAACCGCGCGCCCTGCTCTCCGGCGCCGCGCTGATCTGGCTGATCGGTGTGCTGGACGACAAGTTCGAGATCGACGCCCTGATCAAGCTCGGCGGCCAGATGATCGCCGCGGGCGTGATGGTGATGCAGGGTCTGACGATCCTGTGGCTGCCGATCCCGGGCGTCGGGACGGTCTCCCTGACCCAGTGGCAGGGCACGCTGCTGACGGTCGCGCTGGTCGTCATCACGATCAACGCGGTGAACTTCGTGGACGGCCTGGACGGCCTGGCCGCGGGCATGGTGTGCATCGCGGCCGCGGCGTTCTTCCTGTACGCGTACCGGATCTGGTTCGGCTACGGGATCGAGGCCGCGGCTCCGGCGACGCTGTTCGCATCCGTCCTGATGGGCATGTGCCTGGGCTTCCTGCCGCACAACATGCATCCGGCGCGGATCTTCATGGGTGATTCGGGGTCGATGCTGATCGGCCTGGTCCTGGCCGCGTCCGCGATCTCGGTCACCGGCCAGGTGGACCCGGACGCGCTGAAGCTGTTCGAGGGAAGCACCCGGCAGGCGACCCACGCGGCACTGCCCGTCTTCATCCCGCTGCTGCTGCCGCTGACGATCATCGCGATCCCCGTGGCGGACCTGCTGCTGGCGATCGTCCGCCGGACCTGGAAGGGCAAGTCGCCCTTCGCCGCCGACCGCGGCCATCTCCACCACCGGCTGCTGGAGATCGGGCACTCGCACAGCCGCGCGGTGCTGATCATGTACTTCTGGTCGGCCCTGATCGCGTTCGGTGTGGTCCTGTACTCGGTGCACAGCGCCTCGATGTGGATCGTCTTCGCGATCGTGGTGCTGAGCTTCGTGGGCCTGGTGCTCCTGCTGCTGCCGCGCTTCACCCCGCGGGCGCCGCGCTGGGCGGAGTCCTTCGTCCCGCCGCGCTACCGCCGCCGTCCGCGCCCCGTGGTGCCGGCGCCGCCCACGGCGCCGGGAGTCCCGTCGGCTACGGCACCGGACCCCGCCGACGCGGCCGCCGTGGGTCCCGAAGAGCAGCGCATCCCGGTGCCTGCGGGTATCAACGGGGCGACGGCGATCGGGGCGCGCTCGCGGTTCACGGCGGCGAGGAAGTAG
- a CDS encoding serine hydroxymethyltransferase — protein MPVSTPAPARTPAAPADLDVLRRRDPEIAEVVLGEMARQADSLQLIAAENFTSPAVLAALGSPLANKYAEGYPGARHHGGCELVDAAERIAVDRATALFGADHANVQPHSGSSAVLAAYAALLRPGDTVLAMGLAFGGHLTHGSPANFSGRWFTFVPYGVDAESGLLDHEHILRLAREHRPKAIVCGSISYPRHPDYAAFREIADEVGAYLIADAAHPMGLIAGGAAPSPVPYADVVCATTHKVLRGPRGGMILCGSHLAERIDRAVFPFTQGGAQMHTIAAKAVAFGEAATPGFAGYAHHVVANAKVLAEGLEAEGFAVTTGGTDTHLITADPAPLGVDGRTARGRLAAAGMVLDTCALPYGDGRGIRLGTAAVTTQGMGEAEMARIAVLFTTALRAEGEEIHRVREEVRELVGRFPPY, from the coding sequence ATGCCGGTCAGTACCCCCGCACCCGCCCGCACCCCCGCCGCGCCCGCCGACCTCGACGTCCTGCGCCGCCGGGACCCCGAGATCGCCGAGGTCGTACTCGGCGAGATGGCCCGGCAGGCCGACAGCCTCCAGCTGATCGCCGCGGAGAACTTCACCTCGCCCGCGGTCCTCGCGGCCCTGGGCTCCCCACTCGCCAACAAGTACGCCGAGGGCTATCCAGGGGCGCGCCACCACGGCGGCTGCGAGCTCGTCGACGCCGCCGAGCGGATCGCGGTCGACCGTGCCACCGCCCTCTTCGGCGCCGACCACGCCAACGTGCAGCCCCACTCCGGCTCCTCGGCCGTCCTCGCGGCGTACGCGGCGCTGCTGCGGCCGGGGGACACCGTCCTCGCGATGGGCCTGGCCTTCGGCGGGCACCTCACACACGGCTCACCGGCCAACTTCTCCGGCCGCTGGTTCACGTTCGTGCCGTACGGAGTCGACGCCGAGTCGGGGCTGCTCGACCACGAGCACATCCTCAGACTCGCCCGGGAGCACCGGCCGAAGGCGATCGTCTGCGGCTCGATCTCCTACCCCCGGCACCCCGACTACGCCGCGTTCCGGGAGATCGCCGACGAGGTGGGCGCGTACCTCATCGCCGACGCGGCGCATCCGATGGGCCTGATCGCCGGGGGAGCGGCCCCCAGTCCGGTCCCGTACGCGGACGTCGTGTGCGCCACGACGCACAAGGTGCTGCGCGGTCCGCGCGGCGGGATGATCCTCTGCGGCAGCCATCTGGCGGAGCGGATCGACCGGGCGGTGTTCCCCTTCACCCAGGGCGGTGCCCAGATGCACACGATCGCCGCCAAGGCCGTGGCCTTCGGCGAGGCGGCCACCCCGGGGTTCGCCGGCTACGCCCATCACGTCGTCGCCAACGCCAAGGTCCTGGCGGAAGGGCTGGAGGCGGAGGGCTTCGCGGTCACCACCGGCGGCACGGACACCCATCTGATCACCGCGGACCCGGCGCCGCTGGGTGTGGACGGCCGCACGGCGCGCGGGCGGCTCGCCGCCGCCGGGATGGTGCTCGACACCTGTGCGCTGCCGTACGGCGACGGCCGCGGCATCCGCCTCGGCACCGCGGCCGTCACCACCCAGGGCATGGGCGAGGCCGAGATGGCGAGGATCGCCGTGCTCTTCACCACGGCGCTGCGGGCGGAAGGCGAGGAGATCCACCGCGTTCGCGAAGAAGTGCGGGAACTGGTCGGGAGATTTCCGCCGTATTGA
- a CDS encoding arsenate reductase/protein-tyrosine-phosphatase family protein encodes MTVPEGRGIEGTAAVGGTFRILHVSTGNVCRSPITERLTRHALSHRLGDPLAGGLLVESAGTWGHEGAPMEANAATVLTDFGADPSGFTGRELLDEHVIRADLVLTATRDHRAQVISMGHSAGLRTFTLKEFTRLVRAIDPATLPDPDHDGVVERARALVRAAAALRGWLLAPSAEADEVYDPYGGPITFFRSIGDEIHQALDPVLTALTGVPARR; translated from the coding sequence GTGACCGTCCCTGAGGGACGTGGCATAGAAGGTACGGCCGCCGTCGGCGGCACATTCCGGATCCTCCACGTCAGCACCGGCAACGTCTGCCGCTCGCCGATCACCGAGCGGCTGACGCGGCACGCCTTGAGCCACCGGCTGGGCGACCCCCTCGCCGGAGGGCTGCTCGTGGAGAGCGCGGGTACCTGGGGCCACGAGGGCGCACCCATGGAGGCGAACGCCGCGACGGTCCTCACCGACTTCGGCGCGGACCCCAGCGGCTTCACGGGGCGCGAGCTGCTCGACGAGCACGTGATCCGGGCGGACCTGGTGCTCACCGCCACCCGCGACCACCGCGCGCAGGTCATCTCCATGGGCCACTCCGCGGGCCTGCGCACGTTCACTCTGAAGGAGTTCACCCGGCTCGTCCGGGCGATAGACCCGGCGACCCTGCCGGACCCCGACCACGACGGTGTCGTCGAGCGGGCCAGGGCCCTGGTGCGGGCGGCCGCGGCACTGCGCGGCTGGCTGCTGGCGCCGAGCGCGGAGGCGGACGAGGTCTACGACCCGTACGGGGGGCCCATCACCTTCTTCCGCTCCATCGGCGACGAGATCCACCAGGCGCTCGACCCCGTGCTGACGGCGTTGACGGGCGTACCGGCCCGCCGCTGA
- a CDS encoding L-threonylcarbamoyladenylate synthase: MARRYDCNDATDRTTGLREAASAVRRGELVVLPTDTVYGIGADAFGSEAVADLLAAKGRGRNMPTPVLIGSPNTLHGLVTDFSEQAWELVDAFWPGALTLVARHQPSLQWDLGDTRGTVAIRMPLHPVAIELLTEVGPMAVSSANLTGHPAPETCDAAQGMLGDSVSVYLDGGPTPGNVPSSIVDVTGKVPVLLRVGALEADELRKVVPDLEVAP; the protein is encoded by the coding sequence ATGGCTCGGCGATACGACTGCAACGACGCGACGGACCGCACCACCGGCCTGCGCGAAGCGGCCTCGGCCGTCCGCCGCGGCGAGCTCGTCGTGCTGCCCACCGACACCGTCTACGGCATCGGCGCGGACGCCTTCGGCTCCGAGGCCGTCGCCGACCTGCTGGCGGCCAAGGGACGGGGCCGCAACATGCCCACCCCGGTCCTCATCGGCTCCCCGAACACGCTCCACGGCCTGGTCACCGACTTCTCCGAGCAGGCGTGGGAGCTCGTCGACGCCTTCTGGCCCGGTGCGCTGACGCTCGTCGCCCGGCACCAGCCGTCGCTCCAGTGGGATCTCGGGGACACCCGCGGCACCGTCGCCATCCGTATGCCGCTGCACCCGGTCGCCATCGAACTGCTCACCGAGGTCGGCCCCATGGCCGTGTCGTCCGCGAACCTGACGGGACATCCGGCACCCGAGACCTGCGACGCCGCGCAGGGCATGCTCGGCGACTCGGTCTCCGTCTACCTCGACGGCGGCCCGACGCCCGGCAACGTGCCGTCCTCGATCGTCGACGTCACCGGCAAGGTGCCGGTCCTGCTGCGCGTGGGCGCCCTGGAGGCGGACGAACTCCGCAAGGTCGTACCCGACCTCGAGGTGGCACCGTGA
- the prmC gene encoding peptide chain release factor N(5)-glutamine methyltransferase, with translation MQSLPGGRPRYPRSLLLAEVAQATQRLADAGVPSPRFDAEELAAFVHGVKRGELHLVKDADFDARYWEAVARREAREPLQHITGRAFFRYLELQVGPGVFVPRPETESVVGWAIDAVRAMDVVEPLVVDLCSGSGAIALAIAQEVPRSRVYAVELSDDAIGWTRKNAEGSRVTVHHGDALAALPELDGQVDLVISNPPYIPLTEWEYVAPEARDHDPQMALFSGEDGLDTIRGIERTAHRLLRPGGLVVVEHADTQGGQVPWIFNEEAGWADAADHPDLNNRPRFATARKALP, from the coding sequence GTGCAGTCGCTCCCCGGGGGACGACCCCGGTACCCCCGCTCCTTGCTGCTTGCCGAGGTGGCCCAGGCCACCCAGCGGCTGGCCGATGCCGGCGTGCCCTCACCGCGCTTCGACGCGGAGGAGCTCGCCGCGTTCGTCCACGGGGTGAAGCGCGGCGAACTGCATCTGGTCAAGGACGCGGACTTCGACGCCCGCTACTGGGAGGCCGTCGCCCGCCGCGAGGCCCGCGAGCCGCTGCAGCACATCACCGGGCGCGCCTTCTTCCGCTATCTGGAGCTCCAGGTGGGCCCCGGCGTCTTCGTACCGCGGCCCGAGACCGAGTCGGTCGTCGGCTGGGCCATAGACGCGGTGCGCGCCATGGACGTCGTGGAGCCGCTCGTCGTCGACCTGTGCTCCGGCTCGGGCGCCATCGCGCTGGCCATCGCCCAGGAGGTCCCGCGCTCGCGCGTGTACGCCGTGGAACTGTCCGACGACGCGATCGGCTGGACCCGGAAGAACGCCGAGGGCTCCCGGGTCACCGTCCACCACGGTGACGCCCTCGCCGCTCTCCCCGAGCTCGACGGCCAGGTCGACCTCGTCATCTCCAACCCGCCGTACATCCCCCTCACCGAGTGGGAGTACGTGGCGCCCGAGGCGCGTGACCACGACCCCCAGATGGCTCTCTTCTCCGGTGAGGACGGCCTCGACACCATCCGCGGCATCGAGCGCACCGCGCACCGGCTGCTGCGCCCGGGCGGTCTCGTCGTCGTCGAGCACGCCGACACCCAGGGCGGCCAGGTGCCCTGGATCTTCAACGAGGAGGCGGGCTGGGCGGACGCGGCCGACCACCCCGACCTGAACAACCGACCGCGCTTCGCGACGGCCCGCAAGGCGCTGCCGTGA
- the prfA gene encoding peptide chain release factor 1, translating to MFEAVEELVGEHAGLEKQLADPSVHADQGHARKLNKRYAELTPIVGTYRSWKQTGDDIETARELAADDPDFAAEVKQLEKQREELTEKLRLLLVPRDPSDDKDVILEIKAGAGGDESALFAGDLLRMYLRYAERVGWKTEIIDATESELGGYKDVQVAVKLKGNATPEPGQGVWARLKYEGGVHRVQRVPATESQGRIHTSAAGVLVTPEAEEIDVEINPNDLRIDVYRSSGPGGQSVNTTDSAVRITHIPTGVVASCQNEKSQLQNKEQAMRILRSRLLAAAQEAAEQEAADARRSQVRTVDRSEKIRTYNFPENRISDHRVGFKAYNLDQVLDGELDAVIQACVDADSAAKLAAA from the coding sequence ATGTTCGAAGCGGTCGAGGAACTGGTCGGCGAGCACGCCGGCCTCGAGAAGCAGCTCGCCGACCCTTCGGTCCACGCCGACCAGGGACACGCGCGCAAGCTCAACAAGCGGTACGCCGAACTGACCCCGATCGTCGGCACCTACCGCTCCTGGAAGCAGACCGGGGACGACATCGAGACGGCCCGCGAACTCGCCGCCGACGACCCGGACTTCGCCGCCGAGGTGAAGCAGCTGGAGAAGCAGCGCGAGGAGCTGACCGAGAAGCTGCGGCTGCTGCTGGTGCCCCGCGACCCCAGCGACGACAAGGACGTCATCCTGGAGATCAAGGCGGGCGCGGGCGGCGACGAGTCCGCGCTGTTCGCCGGCGACCTGCTGCGGATGTACCTCCGCTACGCCGAGCGCGTCGGCTGGAAGACCGAGATCATCGACGCCACCGAGTCCGAGCTCGGCGGCTACAAGGACGTCCAGGTCGCCGTGAAGCTCAAGGGCAACGCGACGCCGGAGCCAGGCCAGGGCGTCTGGGCGCGCCTGAAGTACGAGGGCGGGGTGCACCGGGTGCAGCGGGTCCCCGCGACCGAGTCCCAGGGCCGGATCCACACCTCCGCCGCCGGTGTCCTCGTGACCCCCGAGGCCGAGGAGATCGACGTGGAGATCAACCCCAACGATCTGCGCATCGACGTCTACCGCTCCTCCGGCCCCGGCGGCCAGTCCGTCAACACCACGGACTCCGCCGTGCGCATCACGCACATCCCGACCGGAGTCGTCGCCTCCTGCCAGAACGAGAAGAGCCAGCTCCAGAACAAGGAGCAGGCCATGCGTATCCTGCGCTCCAGGCTTCTCGCGGCGGCCCAGGAGGCGGCCGAGCAGGAGGCGGCGGACGCCCGGCGCAGCCAGGTCCGCACGGTCGACCGCTCCGAGAAGATCCGTACGTACAACTTCCCCGAAAACCGCATCTCGGACCACCGCGTCGGCTTCAAGGCGTACAACTTGGACCAGGTGCTCGACGGAGAACTGGACGCCGTGATCCAGGCCTGCGTCGACGCCGACTCCGCCGCGAAGCTCGCCGCGGCGTAG
- the rpmE gene encoding 50S ribosomal protein L31, with protein sequence MKRDIHPEYVETQVSCTCGASFTTRSTIQAGNIRAEVCSECHPFYTGKQKILDTGGRVARFEARFGKAAGSAKK encoded by the coding sequence TTGAAGCGCGACATCCACCCCGAGTACGTCGAGACCCAGGTGAGCTGCACCTGTGGCGCGTCGTTCACGACCCGTAGCACGATCCAGGCCGGCAACATCCGCGCCGAGGTCTGCTCCGAGTGCCACCCGTTCTACACGGGCAAGCAGAAGATCCTCGACACCGGTGGCCGTGTGGCCCGCTTCGAGGCCCGCTTCGGCAAGGCTGCCGGCTCCGCCAAGAAGTAG
- a CDS encoding LCP family protein, translated as MADQSKGRIRGTGSRRKPPTARRRAATLAAWSAAGLVLVGGSGLGWVYLKLDGNIQGVDISGQLGTDRPDDVDNGSMDILVLGSDSRAGANGEYGRDEGGARSDTAMIVHIYEGHRKAAVVSVPRDTLIDRPGCTDSRGGSVPGERRAMFNTAYEVGGPACAVKTVEKISGIRMDHYMEVDFTGFKELVDELGGVDVTTTEAIRDSSSHLDLEPGTHTLSGEQALGLVRTRKAVGNGSDLGRIQLQQAFIKALIQQVRDIGVFGNPKKLYDLADTATKAITPDSELDSVQELIGFANGLKGLGPEDIQMITMPVDYDERDPNRVAPLEKQGEQVWAALRNDLPIPASATEGTADGQAEGIVK; from the coding sequence ATGGCGGACCAGAGCAAGGGCCGAATACGCGGTACGGGCAGTCGCCGTAAGCCGCCCACCGCGCGGCGCCGGGCCGCGACGCTCGCCGCGTGGTCCGCGGCCGGGCTCGTGCTCGTCGGGGGGTCGGGGCTCGGCTGGGTCTACCTCAAGCTCGACGGCAACATCCAGGGCGTCGACATCAGCGGCCAGCTCGGCACCGACCGCCCGGACGACGTCGACAACGGCTCCATGGACATCCTCGTCCTCGGTTCCGACTCCCGCGCCGGCGCGAACGGGGAGTACGGCAGGGACGAGGGCGGTGCCCGCTCCGACACGGCGATGATCGTGCACATATACGAGGGCCACAGGAAGGCCGCCGTCGTGTCCGTGCCCCGCGACACCCTGATCGACCGCCCCGGCTGCACCGACAGCCGGGGCGGCAGCGTTCCCGGCGAGCGCCGCGCCATGTTCAACACGGCGTACGAGGTCGGCGGCCCGGCCTGCGCGGTGAAGACCGTCGAGAAGATCTCCGGCATCCGCATGGACCACTACATGGAGGTCGACTTCACCGGCTTCAAGGAGCTCGTGGACGAACTCGGCGGCGTGGACGTCACCACCACCGAGGCGATCAGGGACTCCAGTAGCCACCTCGACCTCGAACCCGGCACGCACACGCTCAGCGGGGAGCAGGCCCTCGGGCTGGTGCGCACCCGCAAGGCCGTCGGCAACGGCAGCGACCTCGGCCGGATCCAGCTGCAGCAGGCCTTCATCAAGGCGCTGATCCAGCAGGTCAGGGACATCGGCGTGTTCGGCAACCCGAAGAAGCTGTACGACCTCGCCGACACCGCCACCAAGGCGATCACTCCCGACTCCGAGCTCGACTCCGTCCAGGAGCTCATCGGCTTCGCCAACGGCCTCAAGGGCCTCGGCCCCGAGGACATCCAGATGATCACCATGCCGGTGGACTACGACGAGCGGGACCCGAACCGCGTCGCGCCCCTGGAGAAACAGGGCGAGCAGGTCTGGGCCGCGCTGCGCAACGATCTGCCCATCCCCGCCTCCGCCACCGAGGGCACCGCGGACGGGCAGGCCGAGGGCATCGTGAAGTAG